One Gloeothece verrucosa PCC 7822 DNA window includes the following coding sequences:
- a CDS encoding prepilin peptidase produces METLVNVIVTLFVFAFGAAIGSFLNVVIYRIPAGLSLIHPPSRCPKCSHKLGSRENVPILGWLWLRGRCRWCRSPISIRYPLVEAATALLFGLVFWKFGFELSTLGYWAFCSWLLALSLIDVDTMTLPNALTQSGLVLGLVFQGTRGGSDFSQIPHNLMFGIVGAVLGIWLFEIIRWVGTLVFGQEAMGGGDPKLAAMIGAWLGWKYLLLTGFLACALGTAFGVVAILLTQMGRRHPIRFGPFLGLGAALTLFWGEKMISTYMKFFFPLY; encoded by the coding sequence ATGGAAACCCTGGTTAATGTGATAGTAACCTTATTTGTTTTTGCCTTTGGTGCAGCTATTGGCAGTTTTTTAAATGTGGTGATTTATCGCATTCCAGCAGGATTATCCTTAATCCATCCGCCTTCGCGTTGTCCCAAGTGTTCCCATAAACTGGGAAGTCGGGAAAATGTACCGATTTTAGGTTGGCTTTGGTTAAGAGGGCGCTGTCGTTGGTGTAGGTCTCCTATTTCCATTCGTTACCCCCTAGTAGAAGCGGCTACAGCTTTATTATTTGGCTTGGTTTTTTGGAAATTTGGTTTTGAGCTATCAACCCTAGGTTATTGGGCTTTTTGTAGCTGGTTACTGGCATTATCCCTCATTGATGTAGATACCATGACCTTACCCAACGCTTTAACCCAGTCGGGGTTAGTCTTGGGGTTAGTGTTTCAAGGGACGCGCGGCGGGTCGGATTTTTCTCAAATTCCCCATAATCTCATGTTTGGAATCGTCGGTGCCGTCTTAGGAATTTGGTTATTTGAGATTATTCGTTGGGTGGGAACCTTGGTTTTTGGACAAGAAGCGATGGGGGGAGGAGACCCAAAATTAGCCGCTATGATTGGAGCTTGGTTAGGGTGGAAATATTTGCTGTTAACGGGATTTTTAGCTTGTGCGTTGGGAACAGCTTTTGGTGTTGTAGCGATATTATTAACTCAGATGGGGCGTAGGCACCCTATTCGCTTTGGTCCGTTTTTAGGTTTGGGAGCCGCCTTGACTTTATTTTGGGGAGAGAAGATGATATCAACCTATATGAAATTCTTTTTCCCTCTTTATTAA
- the accD gene encoding acetyl-CoA carboxylase, carboxyltransferase subunit beta has protein sequence MSLLDWFANRQKSEPSVQQQQEREIADGLWTKCDSCGVLAYSKDLLANQLVCPDCGYHNRVDSDERIRQLIDPNTWTPLAEHLSPSDPLKFKDRKPYSDRIKDTQEKTGLKDAVATGTGLLDGLPVALGVMDFRFMGGSMGSVVGEKLCRLTEQATANSLPLVIICASGGARMQEGMLSLMQMAKISGALERHREAKLIYIPVLTHPTTGGVTASFAMLGDVIIAEPQATIGFAGKRVIEQTLREKLPEGFQTSEYLLKHGFVDAIVPRTQLKKTLAQLISIHQPFFPLLSPLEADSKHKEPEPELIKLDSAKG, from the coding sequence ATGTCTTTATTAGATTGGTTTGCTAACAGACAAAAATCAGAACCCTCCGTCCAACAACAGCAAGAACGGGAAATCGCGGATGGACTATGGACGAAATGTGATTCTTGTGGGGTTCTCGCTTATTCAAAAGATTTATTGGCTAATCAATTGGTATGTCCAGATTGTGGATATCATAACCGAGTTGATAGTGATGAACGCATTCGCCAGTTAATCGATCCTAACACTTGGACTCCCTTAGCAGAACATTTATCTCCAAGCGATCCCCTCAAATTTAAAGACCGTAAACCCTACAGCGATCGGATCAAAGATACTCAAGAAAAAACCGGACTCAAGGATGCTGTGGCTACCGGTACAGGTTTACTCGATGGCTTACCAGTGGCTCTGGGGGTGATGGACTTCCGTTTTATGGGTGGTAGCATGGGATCGGTAGTGGGAGAAAAACTTTGCCGTTTAACTGAACAAGCCACAGCTAATAGTTTACCTTTAGTAATTATCTGCGCTTCTGGCGGCGCGAGAATGCAGGAAGGAATGTTAAGTCTGATGCAGATGGCTAAAATTTCTGGGGCATTAGAACGCCATCGAGAAGCTAAATTAATTTATATTCCTGTACTGACTCATCCCACCACAGGGGGAGTTACGGCAAGTTTTGCCATGTTGGGAGATGTTATTATCGCTGAACCTCAAGCGACTATAGGATTTGCAGGAAAACGGGTAATTGAGCAAACCCTACGAGAAAAGCTACCGGAAGGGTTTCAAACCTCTGAGTATTTGCTTAAACATGGGTTTGTGGATGCCATTGTGCCTCGTACCCAATTAAAGAAAACTCTAGCCCAGTTAATTAGTATTCATCAACCTTTCTTTCCTTTATTATCTCCCCTCGAAGCGGATTCTAAACATAAAGAACCTGAACCTGAATTAATTAAGTTGGATTCCGCTAAGGGATAA
- the hslO gene encoding Hsp33 family molecular chaperone HslO, which translates to MADQLIRATAADGGIRAVGVISTRLTEEARVRHKLSYVATAALGRAMSSGLLLASNMKREGSRVNIRIKGDGPLAGLLVDAGLDGTVRGYVGNPSVELPPNAKGKLDVGGAVGKDGYLYVVRDVGYGYPYSSTVELVSGEVGEDIAHYLITSEQTPSALLVGVFVDVTGVIASGGILLQVMPKAARDEALVQTLESRIGELSGFTPLLRAGKTLPEIFEQLLGDLGLVILPEIQLVRFDCRCSFDRVLGALKMLGEAELQDMIEKDDGAEATCQFCGEVYQASSEHLARLIEDLRAQSG; encoded by the coding sequence ATGGCAGATCAATTAATACGGGCAACAGCAGCAGATGGCGGCATTAGAGCAGTGGGAGTCATTTCTACCCGTCTGACGGAAGAAGCCAGAGTGCGACATAAACTTTCCTACGTAGCCACCGCCGCTTTAGGCCGGGCCATGTCGTCAGGGCTATTACTCGCTTCCAACATGAAACGGGAGGGTTCAAGGGTTAATATTCGCATTAAAGGCGACGGACCTCTGGCAGGATTGCTAGTAGATGCAGGATTAGATGGCACTGTACGAGGATACGTGGGAAATCCGAGCGTAGAATTGCCGCCTAATGCTAAAGGGAAACTTGATGTAGGGGGAGCAGTCGGGAAAGATGGTTATTTATACGTCGTTCGAGATGTGGGTTATGGCTATCCCTACTCTAGTACCGTTGAGCTAGTTTCAGGAGAAGTCGGCGAGGATATTGCTCATTATTTAATTACCAGTGAACAAACTCCTTCAGCCTTGTTAGTGGGAGTTTTTGTGGATGTTACCGGCGTAATCGCGTCAGGCGGCATTCTCCTACAAGTTATGCCAAAAGCGGCTAGAGATGAAGCCTTAGTCCAGACCTTGGAATCTCGAATTGGAGAGTTAAGCGGCTTTACGCCCCTATTACGAGCAGGTAAGACTTTACCAGAAATCTTTGAGCAACTTTTAGGAGATTTAGGTTTAGTTATCCTTCCTGAAATTCAATTGGTGCGTTTTGACTGTCGCTGTTCCTTTGACAGGGTTTTAGGAGCGCTAAAAATGTTAGGAGAAGCAGAATTACAAGACATGATTGAAAAAGATGATGGGGCTGAAGCCACTTGTCAATTCTGTGGAGAAGTCTATCAAGCCAGCAGTGAGCATTTAGCTCGCTTAATCGAAGATTTACGCGCTCAGTCGGGTTAA
- a CDS encoding sulfotransferase domain-containing protein, protein MNQLPTIFHITHQKAGSKWVAAVLNDCAPHRYVMPKVQGHHYKKNPIKLGGIYSNIYLSQPDFEKILGANLWVNPENYPNFLSVPHTYISNWYNFQKRQQPYLKFIIIRDLRDSLISAYFSFKISHELLSPKLEEWRHKLNSMNQEEGLIYLMDEVIPRWADIQVSWLNDQALLIKYENLLADEYEGFEKIIRHCQIDISDQELEKVIKKYSFESVTNRQRGQEDISSHQRKAITGDWKNFFSEKIKQEFKRRFGHILIKTGYENDLNW, encoded by the coding sequence ATGAATCAGCTACCCACAATATTTCACATTACTCATCAGAAAGCCGGTTCTAAATGGGTCGCAGCAGTTTTAAATGATTGTGCCCCACATCGGTATGTTATGCCAAAAGTACAAGGACACCATTATAAAAAAAATCCTATTAAGTTAGGGGGAATTTACTCTAATATTTATCTTTCCCAACCGGATTTTGAGAAAATCCTCGGTGCTAATCTCTGGGTCAATCCCGAAAATTACCCAAATTTCTTGTCGGTTCCTCATACTTATATTAGCAATTGGTATAACTTTCAGAAGCGGCAACAACCTTATCTCAAGTTTATCATCATTCGTGACCTTAGAGATAGCCTAATTTCCGCTTATTTTAGTTTTAAAATTAGCCATGAATTGTTGAGTCCAAAACTTGAAGAATGGCGACATAAATTGAACAGTATGAATCAGGAAGAAGGCTTAATTTATTTGATGGATGAAGTGATTCCGCGTTGGGCCGATATTCAGGTTTCCTGGCTTAATGATCAAGCCCTATTAATAAAATATGAGAATTTATTAGCCGATGAATATGAAGGTTTTGAAAAAATCATTCGTCATTGTCAAATTGACATAAGTGATCAAGAGTTAGAGAAAGTTATTAAAAAATATTCTTTTGAATCTGTCACGAATCGCCAGCGAGGTCAAGAAGATATTAGCTCCCATCAAAGAAAAGCCATAACCGGAGACTGGAAAAACTTTTTTTCTGAGAAGATTAAGCAAGAATTTAAGCGTCGTTTTGGGCATATACTTATTAAAACAGGCTATGAAAATGATCTAAATTGGTGA
- a CDS encoding mechanosensitive ion channel family protein, producing the protein MMSILSCMITLTYASSAMGFFTPQLESEKIEHSISLLNPNPDVINVGNVYAASVRLDGYEIFKVTATDGVKTESSENVLSPPKFARLRAQLVENELKGIVSNHLYGGIFNQGFQKETLTVTVAKRNGITVVIAYDDDKLRERQIVTVTEEDAEFYGYSVPQWAQKLAEIIKNALIRAQQERNVNYIIHQLLWSLIIIAVAIVFSWVILGLQRKLGKQRHLLMVQEPINELVLSPSDLSTIKEELSLAAQQSKFLKVREKQQEYRRKLDWIRLKRRLLQSGQAIIWILASLGILELFPWTRWIFGEFLEKPLIVVILFLGISVTIRLSSICIDRYIQILIEEASICPKIFNGIGVSQRRASRLSTVAEISKDLVFWIFIALGILLALDILEFPIKALLTGAGVLGIAISFVAQSLIKDLINGMQILRQDRYVIGDFIQVQETWGLVEGFSLTVTKIRGPQGRLTTVPNGDIRVVHNLTKEWARIDLYIKISHDADVDLAMKVMQQVAQQMQEDPQWRDCILEPTVLMGVNNLDHTGVEIQYWMKTKATQQWAVGREYRRRLKLAFDEKGIHLGMPQESRLMQNPSGMLKIRDNDIN; encoded by the coding sequence ATGATGAGTATACTTAGCTGTATGATCACCCTGACTTATGCCTCTTCAGCTATGGGATTCTTTACTCCCCAATTAGAGTCAGAAAAAATTGAACACAGCATCAGTTTATTAAATCCTAACCCTGATGTTATTAATGTGGGGAATGTTTACGCCGCTTCGGTGAGGTTAGATGGATATGAAATATTTAAAGTTACTGCTACTGATGGTGTCAAGACTGAATCCTCCGAAAATGTGCTATCTCCCCCAAAATTTGCTCGCCTTAGAGCGCAATTAGTGGAAAATGAACTTAAGGGTATCGTTTCTAATCATCTTTATGGTGGTATTTTTAATCAAGGGTTTCAAAAAGAGACGCTAACGGTTACAGTAGCAAAACGCAATGGTATAACAGTAGTGATTGCTTATGATGATGATAAATTAAGAGAGCGTCAAATTGTTACTGTTACTGAAGAAGATGCTGAATTTTATGGCTATTCTGTTCCCCAATGGGCGCAAAAATTGGCCGAGATCATCAAAAATGCTCTCATTCGGGCACAACAAGAACGCAACGTTAACTATATTATTCATCAATTATTATGGAGTTTAATCATTATCGCTGTTGCCATAGTTTTTAGTTGGGTAATTTTAGGGTTACAAAGAAAGTTAGGCAAACAACGACATTTATTAATGGTTCAAGAACCCATCAATGAATTAGTTCTTTCTCCCTCAGATTTATCCACCATTAAAGAAGAATTATCCCTGGCGGCTCAACAGTCTAAATTTTTAAAAGTTAGAGAAAAACAGCAAGAATATCGGCGTAAACTCGACTGGATTCGTTTAAAAAGAAGATTGCTACAATCAGGACAGGCTATTATTTGGATTCTGGCTTCTCTGGGAATTCTTGAATTATTTCCTTGGACAAGATGGATTTTTGGGGAATTTCTTGAAAAGCCTTTGATCGTGGTAATTTTATTTTTGGGAATTAGTGTAACAATTCGGCTCAGTTCTATTTGTATTGATCGTTACATCCAAATTTTAATCGAAGAAGCCTCTATTTGTCCTAAAATTTTTAATGGAATCGGAGTTTCTCAAAGGAGAGCATCTCGTCTTAGTACCGTAGCTGAAATTAGTAAGGATTTGGTTTTTTGGATTTTTATTGCCTTGGGAATCCTTCTGGCATTAGATATCCTAGAATTTCCCATTAAAGCTTTGTTAACGGGGGCAGGCGTGCTAGGGATTGCTATTTCCTTTGTCGCTCAAAGCTTAATTAAAGACCTAATTAATGGTATGCAAATTTTACGTCAAGATCGCTATGTGATTGGGGATTTTATTCAAGTACAAGAGACTTGGGGATTAGTAGAAGGATTTAGCCTAACGGTCACTAAAATTCGAGGTCCTCAAGGTCGTTTGACAACGGTTCCTAATGGAGATATTCGAGTGGTTCACAATTTAACTAAAGAATGGGCAAGAATCGATCTTTATATTAAAATTTCCCATGATGCGGATGTAGACCTAGCCATGAAAGTTATGCAACAAGTAGCACAACAAATGCAAGAAGACCCCCAATGGAGAGATTGTATTTTAGAACCGACGGTTCTGATGGGAGTCAACAATTTAGATCATACAGGTGTAGAGATTCAATATTGGATGAAAACCAAAGCAACCCAACAGTGGGCAGTAGGTCGAGAATATCGCCGTCGTCTTAAACTCGCTTTTGATGAAAAAGGAATTCATTTAGGAATGCCGCAAGAATCTCGCTTAATGCAAAATCCTTCTGGGATGCTGAAAATAAGAGATAATGACATTAATTAA
- a CDS encoding tyrosine-type recombinase/integrase: MTGQAASLSNSDWAKLEKHCQSDLHKFIWALLRFTGARVNEVLNLKVSDVYDNNGKPFDYILYRKETRKGKDKNHSVPVTNALHSYLAAYKPPTDGYLFPSDRTSSGHLSYEAVRDYLMKCATSAGLSHKAVKTHSGRRSLITNLISNGVDLRTVQAITGHSSIQNVIRYADSNPHRCKLALEGAYS; encoded by the coding sequence ATGACAGGACAAGCGGCTAGTTTAAGTAATTCAGATTGGGCAAAGTTAGAAAAACATTGCCAGAGCGATTTACACAAATTCATCTGGGCTTTGCTTCGTTTTACGGGAGCAAGGGTCAATGAGGTTTTAAATTTAAAAGTTTCAGATGTCTATGATAATAATGGAAAGCCTTTTGACTATATCCTTTACCGAAAAGAAACCCGCAAAGGAAAGGATAAAAATCATAGCGTCCCTGTTACTAACGCTCTTCACTCTTACCTCGCGGCCTACAAGCCCCCAACAGATGGTTATCTTTTTCCCAGTGACCGAACCAGTAGCGGTCACCTGTCTTATGAGGCGGTTAGGGATTATTTGATGAAATGTGCAACCAGTGCAGGATTATCCCACAAGGCGGTTAAAACTCATTCGGGCAGGCGCTCATTAATCACTAATCTGATTAGTAACGGGGTTGACCTGAGAACCGTTCAAGCCATCACCGGGCACTCATCGATCCAAAACGTCATCCGCTATGCGGATTCCAATCCTCACAGATGCAAACTGGCCCTCGAGGGGGCCTATAGCTAG
- a CDS encoding helix-turn-helix domain-containing protein, producing MTIVTHSVTIVTLLGMIEKKDTSEITLRLLLKRADIKQVKLAELTGLSRDAIRAYVAGRRMPSLDNAALLARELGVSFKVLAQAFGIDVNNIPDDEGSSSD from the coding sequence GTGACAATTGTAACGCATAGCGTGACGATTGTCACTCTTTTAGGTATGATCGAAAAAAAAGATACTTCGGAGATAACTTTGCGCTTACTTCTCAAACGAGCAGACATTAAACAAGTCAAACTAGCAGAACTAACAGGACTATCTAGAGATGCTATCCGCGCCTATGTTGCGGGTCGTCGAATGCCAAGTCTTGACAATGCTGCTTTGCTCGCTCGTGAGTTAGGCGTGAGTTTTAAAGTTTTAGCTCAGGCTTTTGGGATTGATGTGAATAATATCCCAGATGATGAAGGCTCATCGTCTGACTAA
- a CDS encoding NAD(P)-dependent oxidoreductase — protein MKIGFLGTGLMGEPMVQRLLSAGLPVIAYNRTPSKLKPLEQAGASVTASVEEAIQQSDCLILMLTNAQAIEEILLSENRSLANRTVIQMSTIAPFESKAIQQAVIERGGDYLEAPVLGSIPEAQQGSLIVMVGASQEQFQQWLGVLKNFGSEPVLIGPVGSASAMKLALNQLIAALTTAFALSLGFLQRQDVDIDQFMAILRTSAVYAPTFDKKLKRMIERNFANPNFKSQHLLKDVNLFLQQAQELDLNLSSLEGVHQIIQAAINLGMEQEDYSALYSVINPEKP, from the coding sequence ATGAAAATAGGATTTTTGGGAACTGGGTTAATGGGCGAACCGATGGTACAGAGATTACTATCTGCCGGTCTCCCAGTTATTGCTTATAATCGTACTCCATCTAAATTAAAACCTTTAGAGCAAGCCGGTGCATCCGTTACTGCCTCTGTTGAGGAAGCCATTCAACAGTCTGATTGTTTGATTTTAATGTTAACCAATGCTCAGGCCATTGAAGAAATCTTATTATCAGAAAATAGGTCTTTAGCCAATCGTACAGTAATCCAAATGAGTACCATTGCGCCTTTTGAGAGTAAAGCCATTCAACAAGCCGTAATAGAAAGAGGAGGAGACTATCTAGAAGCCCCTGTTTTAGGGAGTATTCCCGAAGCTCAACAAGGAAGCTTAATTGTCATGGTAGGAGCAAGCCAAGAACAATTTCAACAATGGTTGGGGGTGTTAAAGAATTTTGGCTCAGAACCGGTGTTAATTGGGCCGGTAGGAAGCGCCTCGGCGATGAAATTGGCACTTAACCAGTTAATTGCGGCTCTGACCACAGCATTTGCTCTAAGTTTAGGGTTTTTGCAACGTCAAGATGTCGATATAGATCAGTTTATGGCTATTTTACGTACCAGTGCGGTTTACGCGCCTACCTTCGATAAAAAATTAAAACGAATGATAGAGCGCAATTTTGCCAACCCGAATTTCAAGAGTCAACATTTACTAAAGGATGTTAATTTATTTCTTCAACAGGCTCAAGAACTGGATTTAAATTTGTCTTCTTTAGAAGGGGTACATCAAATTATCCAAGCCGCAATCAATTTAGGCATGGAGCAAGAAGATTATTCCGCTTTGTATAGTGTGATCAATCCAGAAAAGCCATAA
- a CDS encoding YtxH domain-containing protein, whose translation MSKKNNGGVLIAGMMVGGAIGTMLGILIAPRSGRETRRIIQKSAQAIPELVEDVSSSVQLQADRLSDSAKRNWDETLTRLKEAIAAGIEATQIEAQEIPPSREVMVESNSLEINKQE comes from the coding sequence ATGTCTAAAAAAAATAACGGAGGAGTATTGATAGCCGGGATGATGGTGGGAGGAGCCATCGGAACTATGTTGGGGATTTTAATCGCCCCAAGATCAGGACGCGAAACTAGACGGATCATTCAAAAATCGGCTCAAGCTATTCCTGAATTAGTAGAAGATGTCTCCAGCAGTGTCCAATTACAAGCTGATCGCCTATCAGACTCAGCCAAGCGCAACTGGGATGAAACCCTAACGCGGCTCAAAGAAGCGATCGCCGCCGGCATAGAGGCCACTCAAATTGAGGCCCAAGAAATCCCGCCGTCACGAGAAGTTATGGTTGAGTCGAATTCTCTGGAAATTAATAAACAAGAGTAA
- a CDS encoding TPM domain-containing protein: MENRWRGRLLIVIAVGVLFLSMWGVKPSAAWAVNNPELLPEQETPVVDLANYLPTLQEEALIDNIKDFEAESGWKMRVLTQYDRSPGRAVIPFWGLDDKSILLVADGRGGNLLAFSIGDAVYELLPRTFWIELQARFGNLYYVRDNGENNAIVDALDTVKQCLVQGGCNVVPGLPREQWILTLATSVVGGLVCGFSAVPRKSGQVFAWQWVLIMSPLWGILFIAFGIGPVVTRTSEWLPLFRNVMGFVLGFLVAYLTPILNGPTPSKTL; this comes from the coding sequence ATGGAGAATCGTTGGCGAGGGCGACTTTTAATTGTTATAGCTGTAGGGGTCCTATTCTTATCGATGTGGGGAGTAAAACCGTCTGCCGCTTGGGCGGTAAACAATCCTGAATTATTGCCAGAGCAAGAAACCCCTGTGGTGGATCTGGCCAATTACCTGCCGACACTTCAAGAAGAAGCTTTAATTGACAATATTAAAGATTTTGAAGCGGAAAGCGGCTGGAAAATGCGAGTTCTAACCCAATATGACCGCTCTCCCGGTCGGGCAGTCATTCCTTTTTGGGGTTTAGATGATAAAAGTATCCTGCTGGTCGCTGATGGGCGAGGCGGTAATCTTCTAGCTTTCAGTATTGGGGATGCCGTCTATGAATTACTGCCCCGTACCTTTTGGATCGAATTACAAGCCCGTTTTGGCAATCTCTACTATGTGAGAGACAATGGTGAAAATAATGCGATCGTTGATGCTCTAGATACCGTCAAACAATGTTTAGTTCAAGGAGGCTGTAACGTTGTTCCTGGACTACCCCGCGAACAGTGGATTCTCACTCTAGCCACTTCGGTTGTCGGAGGCTTAGTCTGCGGGTTTTCTGCTGTTCCTCGTAAAAGTGGGCAAGTCTTTGCTTGGCAATGGGTTTTAATTATGTCTCCTTTATGGGGAATTTTATTTATTGCTTTTGGAATTGGACCAGTGGTCACACGAACTTCTGAATGGTTACCGCTATTTCGCAATGTGATGGGGTTTGTGCTGGGGTTTTTAGTGGCTTATCTAACTCCTATCCTTAACGGGCCAACTCCCTCAAAAACTTTATAG
- a CDS encoding precorrin-8X methylmutase — MEWHLSDAQSLAIIDHEIGQTSLAPAEYEIARRVIYETADFEYLSLIRFADRALPAGGAALAARSTIVVDVPMVQVGIVPNLQRTFANPVYCSTETITRPQKGKTQAAWGMQTLARRYPEAIFVIGESQTALVGLVELIEEENIKPALVIGTPAGFVGADVAKQRLHDAEVPYICVYGRKGSPVVAVAIVNALVDLAWQAYGQTANDDR; from the coding sequence ATGGAATGGCACTTAAGCGATGCCCAAAGTCTAGCAATTATTGATCATGAAATTGGGCAAACCTCTCTGGCACCGGCAGAATATGAAATTGCTCGTCGCGTGATTTACGAAACGGCTGATTTTGAATATCTGTCTCTGATTCGTTTTGCTGATCGGGCTTTACCCGCAGGCGGGGCGGCTTTAGCCGCTCGTAGTACCATTGTTGTCGATGTACCAATGGTTCAAGTGGGTATTGTCCCCAATTTACAAAGAACTTTTGCTAATCCAGTTTACTGTTCCACAGAAACCATTACTCGCCCCCAAAAAGGAAAAACCCAAGCCGCCTGGGGAATGCAAACCTTAGCTAGACGTTATCCTGAAGCGATTTTTGTCATTGGAGAATCTCAAACCGCACTGGTGGGTTTAGTGGAATTAATTGAAGAAGAGAATATTAAACCCGCATTAGTGATTGGTACTCCTGCCGGATTCGTCGGTGCTGATGTGGCCAAGCAACGATTACATGATGCTGAAGTGCCTTATATTTGCGTTTATGGGCGTAAAGGAAGCCCTGTGGTAGCGGTGGCTATCGTCAATGCTTTGGTGGATTTAGCTTGGCAAGCTTACGGACAAACGGCCAATGACGACAGGTAA
- a CDS encoding universal stress protein yields the protein MISKNELTEQPNLPLPYELPKKRRGKHKIYIGMSAGVGKTYRMLEEAHELKEQGIDVVIGLLETHGREETAEVAEGLQIVPRKNINYGGVILTEMDTEAILARQPQLVLIDELAHTNVPGSPTDKRYKDVEIILEAGIDVFSTVNIQHFESLNDVVAKITGVVVREKIPDRLLDEADEVVVVDVTPETLQERLKEGKIYAPDKIDQALQNFFQRHHLVALRELALREVADNLEEEAESFEPFNHHCCVKERILVCVSTYQHSVKLLRRGARIASQMKARLYGLYVSNPERFLTKDESLYIETCEKLCEQFGGKFLRVERVDVTKAIADVAHQYHITQVVLGQTQKSRWQLFLKGSPVQQLIGYLKDVDLHIIATKNHD from the coding sequence ATGATCAGCAAAAATGAGTTAACAGAGCAACCTAATTTACCTCTTCCTTACGAGCTTCCTAAAAAGCGGCGAGGCAAACATAAAATATATATTGGTATGTCTGCCGGTGTCGGTAAAACTTACCGAATGCTAGAAGAAGCTCACGAATTGAAAGAACAAGGAATAGATGTTGTAATTGGCTTACTAGAAACTCATGGACGAGAAGAAACTGCCGAAGTTGCTGAAGGATTACAAATAGTTCCTCGTAAAAATATTAATTATGGAGGAGTTATTTTAACTGAGATGGATACTGAGGCAATTTTAGCACGTCAACCTCAGTTAGTTTTAATCGATGAACTTGCTCATACTAATGTCCCAGGTTCTCCTACAGATAAAAGATATAAAGATGTTGAAATTATTTTAGAAGCCGGAATAGATGTTTTTTCTACCGTTAATATTCAACATTTTGAAAGTCTTAATGATGTCGTGGCAAAAATTACCGGCGTTGTTGTGCGAGAAAAAATTCCCGATCGTCTTTTAGATGAAGCCGATGAGGTTGTTGTTGTGGATGTTACGCCAGAAACTTTACAAGAACGATTAAAAGAAGGAAAAATATATGCTCCTGACAAAATAGACCAAGCTTTGCAAAACTTTTTTCAGCGACATCACCTAGTTGCTTTACGAGAATTAGCTTTGCGAGAAGTAGCCGATAATCTAGAAGAAGAAGCCGAATCTTTTGAGCCTTTTAATCATCACTGTTGCGTTAAAGAACGGATTTTAGTATGTGTTTCTACCTATCAACACTCTGTCAAATTGTTGAGGCGAGGGGCTAGAATAGCTAGTCAAATGAAGGCGCGGCTTTATGGATTATATGTCAGTAATCCAGAACGTTTTTTAACCAAAGATGAAAGTTTATATATAGAGACTTGTGAGAAACTTTGTGAGCAATTTGGGGGAAAATTTTTGCGAGTTGAAAGGGTAGATGTTACTAAAGCCATTGCCGATGTAGCTCATCAATATCATATTACTCAAGTGGTTTTGGGACAAACTCAGAAATCGCGCTGGCAATTATTTTTAAAAGGCTCTCCTGTTCAGCAGTTAATTGGCTATTTAAAGGATGTAGATTTACATATTATTGCCACTAAAAATCATGATTAA
- the kdpC gene encoding K(+)-transporting ATPase subunit C: MVKDIVTGIRATLVFWLITAIIYPFFLIFLGQVLFADQANGSLIKNELGKVIGSALIGQNFTSDKYFWTRPSAINYSEGEKAQPTGISGASNLAPSNPDLLNRVEKRSAELNKVGIKPSADLVYTSGSGLDPHITIESAKAQIERIAAARSLDKNKLEILINQNTDSRFLGIFGEPGVNVVKLNIALDKA; the protein is encoded by the coding sequence ATGGTAAAAGATATTGTTACAGGAATTAGAGCCACCTTAGTTTTTTGGCTTATTACAGCTATAATTTATCCATTTTTTTTGATATTTTTAGGACAAGTCTTGTTTGCTGATCAAGCTAATGGAAGCTTAATAAAAAATGAGCTAGGAAAAGTTATTGGTTCAGCTTTAATTGGACAAAATTTCACATCTGATAAATACTTTTGGACTCGTCCCAGCGCCATTAATTATAGTGAAGGAGAAAAGGCTCAACCGACAGGAATTTCTGGGGCAAGTAATTTAGCGCCGAGTAATCCTGATTTATTAAATCGGGTTGAAAAACGTTCTGCTGAACTCAATAAAGTTGGTATTAAACCGAGTGCTGATTTGGTCTATACTTCGGGTTCTGGATTAGACCCTCATATTACTATTGAATCAGCTAAAGCCCAAATTGAACGAATTGCCGCCGCCCGTTCTTTAGACAAAAATAAACTGGAAATTTTGATCAATCAAAATACTGATTCTCGCTTTTTAGGTATTTTTGGAGAACCCGGAGTTAATGTCGTAAAATTAAATATAGCTCTTGATAAAGCTTAA